From Rhodopseudomonas palustris, a single genomic window includes:
- a CDS encoding MBL fold metallo-hydrolase, translating to MSVTIRFCGAARTVTGSCYLFETKGKRFLVDCGLFQGQKTLKELNYGAFPFRPSDIDAVLLTHAHIDHCGLLPKLVREGFKGRILATRGTIDLCSYMLPDAGSIQESEVMMLNRRNAARGRPEVSPIYTQADAIATLSSFYPVDYQSWITVVPGVRARFWNAGHLLGSASIEIEIDGEGRSSSALRLLASGDIGPDGKLLQPDPEAPAHFDYVLCESTYGDRTREPTSPQLRHERLAAEVNAAAAARGALVIPAFAVERTQELIVDLIDLMEKGSIPSAPVFLDSPLAIRATEVFRRHAADLDEDVDVERLLASPHLRFTETVEESKSIAKLNGFHIIIAASGMCDAGRIRHHLKRWLCRSTGTVLLVGYQANGTLGRFLEEGAKAVRIMGEEVRVKAKIRRIDDYSGHADAGELIRWITERRPIDRGLFLSHGEETAIAALAERLGSGVLPAAKIIQPLLDDVYELAAPVPTVLDGKHRRRLEPESVVRLDWHNEMSKLLLDINASVEAAADERARSVIIRRLRRALDENGNGAHAARR from the coding sequence ATGAGCGTCACCATCAGGTTCTGCGGCGCCGCGCGCACCGTCACCGGCTCCTGCTATCTGTTCGAGACCAAGGGCAAGCGCTTCCTGGTCGATTGCGGCCTGTTCCAGGGCCAGAAGACGCTGAAGGAACTGAACTACGGCGCGTTTCCGTTCCGCCCGTCCGATATCGACGCGGTGCTGCTGACGCATGCCCATATCGATCACTGCGGCCTGCTGCCGAAGCTGGTGCGCGAGGGATTCAAAGGGCGGATCCTGGCGACCCGCGGCACCATTGATCTGTGCTCCTACATGCTGCCCGACGCGGGCAGCATCCAGGAGTCCGAAGTGATGATGCTGAACCGCCGCAACGCCGCGCGGGGGCGACCGGAGGTCAGCCCGATCTACACCCAGGCCGACGCAATCGCGACGCTGTCGTCGTTCTATCCGGTCGATTACCAGAGCTGGATCACCGTTGTTCCGGGCGTGCGCGCGCGGTTCTGGAACGCCGGCCACTTGCTCGGCTCGGCCTCGATCGAAATCGAGATCGACGGCGAGGGTCGCTCGTCGTCGGCGCTGCGGCTGCTCGCCTCCGGCGACATCGGCCCCGACGGCAAGCTGCTGCAACCCGACCCGGAAGCGCCGGCGCATTTCGACTACGTGCTCTGCGAGTCGACCTATGGCGACCGGACGCGCGAGCCGACTTCACCGCAACTCCGGCACGAACGGCTCGCCGCCGAAGTCAACGCCGCCGCCGCGGCGCGCGGCGCGCTGGTGATTCCGGCGTTCGCGGTCGAGCGCACCCAGGAGCTGATCGTCGACCTGATCGACCTGATGGAGAAGGGCAGCATCCCGAGCGCACCAGTGTTCCTGGATTCGCCGCTGGCAATCCGCGCCACCGAAGTATTCCGCCGCCACGCCGCCGATCTCGACGAAGACGTCGATGTCGAGCGGCTGCTCGCCTCGCCGCATCTGCGCTTCACCGAGACGGTGGAAGAGAGCAAATCGATCGCCAAGCTGAACGGCTTCCACATTATCATCGCCGCCAGCGGGATGTGCGATGCCGGCCGCATCCGCCATCATCTCAAGCGCTGGCTGTGCCGCTCGACCGGCACCGTGCTGCTGGTCGGTTATCAGGCCAACGGCACGCTCGGCCGCTTCCTCGAGGAAGGCGCCAAGGCGGTTCGGATCATGGGCGAGGAAGTCCGCGTCAAAGCCAAGATCCGCCGCATCGACGATTACTCCGGACATGCCGATGCCGGCGAACTGATACGCTGGATCACCGAGCGCCGGCCGATCGACCGCGGGCTGTTTCTCAGCCACGGCGAAGAAACAGCGATCGCAGCGCTGGCTGAGCGACTCGGCAGTGGCGTACTGCCGGCAGCGAAGATCATTCAGCCGCTGCTCGACGACGTCTACGAACTCGCCGCACCGGTACCGACCGTGCTCGACGGCAAACATCGCCGGCGGCTCGAGCCGGAGTCGGTCGTCAGGCTCGACTGGCACAACGAGATGTCAAAGCTGCTGCTCGATATCAACGCCAGCGTCGAAGCCGCCGCCGACGAACGCGCGCGCAGCGTGATCATTCGGCGCCTGCGCCGTGCGCTCGACGAGAACGGCAACGGCGCACATGCGGCGCGGCGATAG
- a CDS encoding ribose-phosphate pyrophosphokinase has protein sequence MSAALHYLASAADDAIRLAARLGVPAHLIRQHRFPDGEFAVNVGPVAATTILYLPLDQPNDKLVTILFAAEALRREGCNRLVLLAPYLCYMRQDVAFRPGDAISQRAMGRLLAGLVDRVITVDPHLHRTPRLSDVFPGITADELSAMPAIAAALRGTLDPDTVVVGPDSESQQWVDALAELIGTRSAVAQKIRHGDRSVEIAFTDASAVAGRPALLVDDIVSSGGTLIACTRALLGAGATSVDAVITHALFPPAMLRDFASAGIRSIRSTHTVPHPTNAITLDELFVDALHTEIGRTIKETRA, from the coding sequence GGCCGACGACGCGATCCGGCTCGCAGCGCGGCTCGGCGTGCCGGCGCATCTGATCAGGCAGCACCGTTTTCCCGACGGCGAGTTCGCCGTCAATGTCGGCCCGGTGGCGGCGACCACCATCCTGTATCTGCCGCTCGACCAGCCCAACGATAAGCTGGTGACCATCCTGTTCGCCGCCGAAGCGCTGCGCCGCGAAGGCTGCAACCGGCTGGTGCTGCTGGCGCCGTATCTCTGCTACATGCGCCAGGACGTCGCGTTCCGCCCCGGCGATGCGATCAGCCAGAGAGCGATGGGCCGGCTGCTGGCTGGCTTGGTCGACCGCGTCATCACCGTCGACCCGCATCTGCATCGCACGCCGCGGCTCAGCGACGTCTTCCCGGGGATCACAGCCGATGAATTGTCGGCGATGCCGGCGATCGCCGCGGCGCTGCGCGGCACGCTCGATCCTGACACCGTGGTGGTCGGACCGGACTCCGAGTCGCAACAATGGGTTGATGCGCTCGCCGAACTGATCGGCACCCGATCGGCAGTGGCGCAGAAAATCCGCCATGGCGACCGATCGGTCGAAATCGCGTTCACTGATGCGAGCGCGGTGGCGGGCCGGCCGGCGCTGCTGGTCGACGACATCGTCTCGTCCGGCGGCACGCTGATCGCCTGCACGCGCGCGCTGCTCGGCGCCGGCGCAACGTCGGTCGACGCGGTGATCACCCACGCGCTGTTTCCACCGGCAATGCTGCGCGACTTCGCTTCCGCCGGAATCCGCAGCATCCGCTCCACCCACACCGTCCCGCACCCGACAAATGCGATTACGCTCGACGAACTGTTCGTCGACGCCCTGCACACCGAGATCGGCAGGACGATCAAGGAGACCCGCGCATGA
- a CDS encoding ABC transporter permease produces the protein MRTAPSASDTELVVLVLALLTALLVAAPVISLVLIALQPAGEVWSHLIAYVLPRAVGDTALLIAGVGTLTLLIGTGTAWLVSSHDFPGRAALIWLLPLPLSVPTYLSAYVYVDLFEPLGLVHRALSALMPPAEAVQWLPQMRSLPGAMLLLALVLYPYVYLSARAVFQAQGTDAIEAARTLGAGRFTILCRVVLPMARPALAVGVALAALETLNDIGASEYLGVRTLTVSVFTTWLNRGSLAGAAQLSLVLLGFAALLIAIERIGRRNASVELSAESPRLRSRTRLDGAKGGLATAACLLPPLFGFVLPAGFLLGESVRRSLSIGIDPALWRDALHTVTLAALATVIALALGLIVVLAARWREERTTRAAVTVTQLGYALPGLVLALGLLTPVLVIDGTIANLFRAFGYPSPGLILMSTGGAVVAAYVIRFLAVPTGLVKAGFDRIPRDYDDSARAAGAGRLITLWKIDLPLLRPALVGAAILVFVDCLKELPATLLLRPLNVETLSTSIYQYASRGSFEDGALAALIIVAASIPPVVWLTRFSDLPE, from the coding sequence ATGAGGACGGCGCCCAGTGCGTCCGATACCGAACTCGTCGTCCTCGTCCTCGCTCTCCTCACCGCCCTTCTCGTCGCCGCGCCCGTGATCAGCCTGGTGCTGATCGCACTGCAGCCTGCAGGCGAGGTGTGGTCGCATCTGATCGCCTACGTGCTGCCGCGCGCCGTCGGCGACACCGCGCTCTTGATCGCCGGCGTCGGCACCCTGACGCTGCTGATCGGCACCGGCACCGCCTGGCTGGTGTCGTCGCACGATTTTCCCGGCCGCGCGGCGCTGATCTGGCTGCTGCCGCTGCCGCTTTCGGTGCCGACCTATCTGTCGGCCTACGTCTATGTCGATCTGTTCGAACCGCTCGGCTTGGTGCATCGCGCGCTGTCGGCGCTGATGCCCCCGGCCGAGGCGGTGCAGTGGCTGCCGCAGATGCGTTCGCTCCCCGGCGCGATGCTGCTGCTGGCGCTGGTGCTGTATCCTTACGTGTATCTGTCGGCCCGCGCGGTGTTTCAGGCCCAGGGCACCGACGCGATCGAAGCCGCGCGAACGCTCGGCGCCGGCCGCTTCACCATCCTGTGCCGGGTGGTACTGCCGATGGCGCGGCCTGCGCTTGCAGTCGGCGTCGCGCTCGCCGCGCTGGAGACGCTGAACGACATCGGCGCCTCGGAATATCTCGGCGTCCGCACCCTCACCGTCTCGGTGTTCACCACCTGGCTGAATCGCGGCAGCCTCGCCGGCGCCGCGCAGCTCTCGCTGGTGCTGCTCGGCTTCGCCGCGCTGTTGATCGCGATCGAGCGGATCGGCCGACGCAACGCCAGCGTCGAACTGTCGGCCGAAAGCCCGCGGCTGCGGTCGCGCACCCGGCTGGACGGCGCGAAAGGCGGCCTCGCCACCGCGGCCTGCCTGTTGCCGCCGCTGTTCGGCTTCGTGCTGCCCGCCGGCTTTCTGCTCGGCGAGAGCGTGCGCCGCAGCCTGTCGATCGGGATCGACCCTGCGCTGTGGCGCGACGCCCTGCACACGGTGACGCTGGCCGCTCTGGCGACCGTGATCGCGCTGGCGCTCGGGCTGATCGTGGTGCTGGCCGCGCGCTGGCGGGAGGAGCGAACGACCCGCGCGGCCGTCACAGTCACCCAGCTCGGTTACGCCCTTCCGGGCCTGGTGCTGGCGCTCGGGCTGCTGACGCCGGTGCTGGTGATCGACGGCACCATCGCCAATCTGTTCCGTGCGTTCGGCTATCCGTCGCCGGGCCTGATCCTGATGAGCACCGGGGGCGCCGTGGTGGCCGCCTATGTGATCCGCTTTCTCGCGGTGCCGACCGGACTGGTCAAGGCCGGATTCGATCGGATTCCGCGCGACTATGACGACTCCGCCCGCGCCGCCGGTGCCGGCCGTCTGATCACGCTGTGGAAGATCGACCTGCCGCTGCTGCGCCCGGCGCTGGTCGGCGCTGCGATCCTGGTGTTCGTCGACTGTCTGAAAGAGCTGCCGGCGACGCTGCTGCTGCGGCCGCTGAACGTCGAGACGCTGTCGACCTCGATCTATCAATACGCCAGCCGCGGCAGCTTCGAGGACGGCGCGCTGGCGGCCCTGATCATCGTTGCCGCCAGCATTCCGCCGGTGGTCTGGCTGACGCGGTTCTCCGACCTGCCGGAATGA
- a CDS encoding alpha/beta fold hydrolase — protein MLLVAGLGGSAGYWGPNVDAFAARHQVVLHDHRGTGGSTRSEMEYSVELLADDLLRLMDRLDIDKAHLVGHSTGGAMGIVLGAKAPERIASLVLYATWAELDAQMESCLSLRRRILSGMGEAEYHRATPLFLYPPYYVRDHRAELDREIAVAVAATPSRSIMDARAAGIMAFDGLRYLDKIRCPTMVLVAQDDILTPPYSSELIAARIAGAELIQVPRGGHAFSRVEPVAFNNLTLDFLAAHPIGTYAHV, from the coding sequence GTGCTGCTGGTCGCCGGCCTCGGCGGATCCGCCGGTTACTGGGGGCCCAATGTGGACGCCTTCGCGGCGCGTCATCAGGTGGTGCTGCACGATCATCGCGGCACCGGTGGCAGCACCCGCTCCGAGATGGAATATTCGGTCGAGCTGCTCGCTGACGACTTGCTGCGGCTGATGGATCGCCTGGATATCGACAAGGCACATCTGGTCGGCCATTCGACCGGCGGCGCGATGGGTATCGTGCTCGGCGCCAAAGCGCCGGAGCGAATTGCCAGCCTGGTCCTGTACGCGACCTGGGCCGAGCTCGACGCGCAGATGGAGAGTTGCCTCAGTCTGCGCCGGCGCATCCTGAGCGGCATGGGCGAAGCGGAGTATCATCGCGCTACGCCGCTTTTCCTGTATCCGCCCTACTACGTGCGCGACCATCGGGCCGAGCTGGACCGCGAGATCGCGGTTGCCGTGGCCGCGACGCCGTCGCGCAGCATCATGGATGCGCGCGCTGCCGGCATCATGGCGTTCGACGGGCTGCGCTATCTGGACAAGATCCGCTGCCCCACGATGGTACTTGTCGCGCAGGACGACATCCTGACGCCGCCCTATTCGTCGGAACTGATTGCCGCGCGCATCGCGGGCGCCGAGCTCATCCAGGTGCCGCGCGGCGGCCACGCCTTCTCCCGCGTCGAGCCGGTTGCCTTCAACAACCTCACGCTCGACTTCCTGGCCGCCCATCCGATCGGAACCTACGCCCATGTCTGA
- a CDS encoding isochorismatase family protein, protein MSKQLSARPESVDFDAAATALIVVDMQNGYCSPGGYFSHLGVDLTPTQKVIPAIARLISIARGSGIQVVWLQNGWDPALKEAGGPNSVNQRKGNSLKLMRSRPELAGKLLTRGGWDYELVQELKPQPDDLLVPKPRYSGFAGTALDSLLRSRRIDTVLVCGVATNVCVESTIRDAFFREYFPVLVRDACYQAGPEFCQQATIYNVESFFGWSSTVDDVAQALASSIAA, encoded by the coding sequence ATGTCCAAGCAATTGTCCGCCCGTCCCGAATCCGTCGATTTCGACGCCGCCGCCACTGCGCTGATCGTCGTCGACATGCAGAACGGTTACTGTTCGCCGGGTGGTTACTTCTCGCATCTCGGCGTCGACCTGACGCCGACCCAGAAGGTCATTCCCGCCATCGCCAGGTTGATATCGATCGCCCGCGGCTCCGGCATCCAGGTGGTGTGGCTGCAGAACGGCTGGGATCCGGCGCTGAAGGAGGCCGGCGGTCCGAATTCGGTCAATCAGCGTAAGGGCAATTCGCTGAAGCTGATGCGCAGCCGGCCCGAACTGGCCGGCAAGCTGCTGACCCGCGGCGGCTGGGACTACGAGCTGGTCCAGGAGCTGAAGCCGCAGCCCGACGATCTGTTGGTGCCGAAGCCGCGCTACAGCGGCTTCGCCGGCACCGCACTCGACAGCCTGTTGCGCAGCCGAAGGATCGACACGGTGCTGGTGTGCGGCGTCGCCACCAATGTGTGCGTCGAGTCGACCATCCGCGACGCGTTCTTCAGGGAATACTTCCCAGTTCTGGTGCGCGACGCCTGCTACCAGGCCGGGCCGGAGTTCTGCCAGCAGGCGACGATCTACAATGTCGAGAGCTTCTTCGGCTGGAGCTCGACCGTCGACGACGTCGCCCAGGCGCTCGCTTCCAGCATCGCCGCCTGA
- a CDS encoding Fe(3+) ABC transporter substrate-binding protein, whose amino-acid sequence MSRLRAAALAFAAIVVPFAAGAAEQVNVYTYRETKLVQPLFDAFTKDTGIAVNVISASSGLEQRIKAEGAESPADVLLTVDIGRIDDAVAAGISQPINSAVIDEIVPAQFRDPNGHWAGISMRARVIYASKDRVKQETITYEELADPKWKGKICIRSGQHIYNNALFAAYVAKHGEAKAEEWLRGLKANLAQKPSGGDRETARDVAAGKCDLGIGNTYYWALMQKDPDKKAWADATRVVLPTFEGGGTHVNLSGVLLTKNAPNKANAVKLIEWLAGEKAQQIYADANYEYPIRPGVALNPVIAGYGKLKPDPLPIAQIAANRKAAATLVDKVGFDN is encoded by the coding sequence ATGAGCCGTTTGCGCGCCGCTGCCCTCGCATTTGCCGCCATTGTCGTGCCGTTTGCCGCCGGAGCCGCCGAGCAGGTGAATGTCTACACCTATCGGGAAACCAAACTGGTGCAGCCGCTGTTCGACGCCTTCACCAAGGACACCGGGATCGCCGTCAATGTGATCTCGGCCAGTTCCGGCCTGGAGCAGCGGATCAAGGCCGAGGGCGCCGAGAGCCCGGCCGACGTGCTGCTGACGGTCGACATCGGCCGAATCGACGATGCGGTCGCGGCCGGCATCAGCCAGCCGATCAATTCGGCGGTGATCGACGAGATCGTACCGGCCCAGTTCCGCGATCCAAACGGCCACTGGGCCGGGATCTCGATGCGGGCCCGGGTGATCTACGCCTCGAAGGACCGCGTCAAGCAGGAAACGATCACCTACGAGGAACTGGCCGATCCGAAGTGGAAGGGCAAGATCTGCATCCGCTCCGGCCAGCACATCTACAACAACGCGCTGTTCGCCGCCTATGTGGCCAAGCACGGCGAGGCCAAGGCGGAGGAATGGCTGCGCGGCCTGAAGGCCAATCTGGCGCAGAAGCCGTCGGGCGGCGACCGCGAGACCGCGCGCGACGTCGCCGCCGGCAAATGCGACCTCGGCATCGGCAATACCTACTACTGGGCATTGATGCAGAAGGACCCCGACAAGAAGGCCTGGGCCGACGCCACCCGCGTCGTGCTGCCGACGTTCGAAGGCGGCGGCACCCACGTCAACCTGTCTGGCGTGCTGCTGACCAAGAACGCGCCGAACAAGGCCAATGCGGTGAAACTGATCGAATGGCTCGCCGGCGAGAAGGCGCAGCAGATCTACGCTGACGCCAACTACGAATACCCGATCCGCCCGGGCGTCGCGCTGAACCCGGTGATCGCCGGCTACGGCAAGCTGAAGCCCGATCCGCTGCCGATCGCCCAGATCGCCGCCAACCGCAAGGCGGCCGCGACACTGGTCGACAAGGTCGGGTTCGACAACTGA
- the rutD gene encoding pyrimidine utilization protein D — protein MLAAEIVGRPEPDAPTIVLSAGLGGAGAFWLPQIEALAQQYRVVLYDHRGTGRNPATLPDGYSIGDMADEVIALLQAQQIERCHFMGHALGGLVGLEFALRAPQMLDRLVLVNAWAAPNPHTKRCFDVRRDLLRGVGVEAYVRAQPIFLYPPAWMVANAARVAEEEAHGVRHFQGADNIERRIAALLAFDVAARLDEIRHSTLVLASKDDTLVPWTCSQHLAAGLPSAEFVLMPEGGHGVTVTEADAFNRAVLDFLAPAA, from the coding sequence ATGCTGGCCGCGGAGATCGTCGGGCGCCCCGAGCCGGACGCCCCGACCATCGTGCTGTCGGCCGGGCTCGGCGGCGCTGGCGCTTTCTGGCTGCCACAGATCGAAGCGCTGGCGCAGCAGTATCGCGTCGTGTTGTACGATCATCGCGGCACCGGGCGCAATCCGGCGACACTGCCCGACGGCTACAGCATCGGCGACATGGCCGATGAAGTGATCGCGCTGTTGCAGGCGCAGCAGATCGAACGCTGTCACTTCATGGGCCACGCGCTCGGCGGGCTGGTCGGGCTCGAATTCGCTCTGCGCGCGCCGCAGATGCTTGATCGGCTCGTGCTGGTCAACGCCTGGGCCGCGCCCAATCCGCACACCAAGCGCTGCTTCGACGTGCGCCGAGACCTGCTGCGCGGTGTCGGCGTCGAAGCCTATGTTCGGGCGCAGCCGATCTTTCTGTATCCTCCGGCCTGGATGGTCGCGAACGCCGCGCGGGTGGCGGAAGAGGAAGCTCATGGGGTTCGCCACTTCCAGGGTGCCGACAATATCGAGCGGCGGATCGCGGCTTTGCTGGCTTTCGATGTCGCGGCCCGGCTCGACGAGATTCGTCATTCGACGCTGGTGCTGGCGAGCAAGGACGACACGCTGGTACCGTGGACGTGCTCGCAGCATCTCGCCGCCGGCCTGCCATCTGCTGAATTCGTGCTGATGCCGGAAGGCGGCCACGGCGTCACCGTGACCGAGGCGGATGCGTTCAACCGCGCAGTGCTGGATTTCCTAGCGCCGGCCGCCTGA
- a CDS encoding ABC transporter permease: protein MPEQTADRKPAKASQRSISAPWLARGRIFFLQLLLIGGFLLLWEIAIRAEWIKVYLYGQPTGIWRELAKGLTTGSLLNDTWVTAKESILGFLIGSIAGSAAGLLLWLSPTAAAVLRPLLIALNGLPKIALAPLIVVWFGVGIESKIAVAAIITFIVAMITSYAGTQEIDGDYLKMLKALGASRFQMFRIVIAPGSLPWIASAFRLNIGFAMIGAVVGEYISADQGLGYQIYYAGTLYNLNAVWGGILALMLLALLLDGLVGWVERRMKWR, encoded by the coding sequence ATGCCCGAGCAGACAGCCGATCGGAAGCCGGCCAAAGCCTCGCAACGCTCGATCTCCGCGCCGTGGCTTGCGCGGGGCAGGATCTTCTTTCTGCAATTGCTGCTGATCGGCGGCTTCCTGTTGCTGTGGGAGATTGCGATCCGCGCCGAGTGGATCAAGGTCTATCTCTACGGCCAGCCGACCGGTATCTGGCGAGAACTGGCCAAGGGGCTCACCACCGGCTCACTGCTCAACGACACCTGGGTCACCGCCAAGGAATCGATTCTCGGATTCCTGATCGGCAGCATCGCCGGCTCGGCCGCCGGCCTGCTGTTGTGGCTGTCACCGACCGCGGCCGCGGTGCTACGGCCACTCTTGATCGCACTCAACGGCCTGCCGAAGATCGCGCTGGCGCCGCTGATCGTGGTGTGGTTCGGCGTCGGCATCGAATCCAAGATCGCGGTCGCCGCCATCATCACTTTCATCGTTGCGATGATCACCAGCTATGCCGGCACGCAGGAAATCGATGGCGACTATCTGAAGATGCTCAAGGCGCTCGGCGCCAGCCGGTTTCAGATGTTTCGTATCGTGATCGCGCCCGGATCGCTGCCGTGGATCGCCTCCGCGTTTCGACTCAACATCGGCTTCGCGATGATCGGCGCGGTGGTCGGCGAATACATCTCGGCCGATCAGGGGCTTGGCTATCAGATCTACTACGCCGGTACGTTGTACAATCTCAACGCGGTGTGGGGCGGCATTCTCGCATTGATGCTGCTGGCGCTGCTGCTCGACGGCCTCGTCGGCTGGGTCGAGCGCCGGATGAAGTGGCGCTGA
- the rutC gene encoding pyrimidine utilization protein C, producing MPFEVIIPPGSPPPLAPYSPGTKAGGFIYVSGTLAIGPNGETVGAGDATAQTRFVLESIKSVVEAGGGTLKDVVFNQIFLKDLADYAAMNAVYKEYFPETPPARYCIQSPLVRPEFLVEIATTAYVGT from the coding sequence GTGCCGTTCGAAGTCATCATTCCGCCGGGCTCGCCGCCGCCGCTCGCGCCCTATAGCCCCGGTACCAAGGCCGGCGGATTCATCTATGTTTCCGGTACGCTGGCGATCGGTCCCAACGGCGAGACCGTCGGCGCCGGCGACGCCACCGCGCAGACCCGGTTCGTGCTGGAGTCGATCAAGTCGGTGGTCGAGGCCGGCGGCGGCACGCTGAAGGACGTGGTGTTCAACCAGATCTTCCTGAAGGACCTCGCCGACTACGCGGCGATGAATGCCGTCTACAAGGAGTACTTCCCGGAGACTCCGCCGGCGCGATACTGCATCCAGAGCCCGTTGGTGCGCCCGGAATTCCTCGTCGAGATCGCCACCACCGCTTACGTCGGAACCTGA
- a CDS encoding ABC transporter ATP-binding protein, with protein MSDAHIVLNAENVGMTFDVANAAPVTAIANIGFQVHRGEIVAIVGPSGCGKTTLFNIIAGLLEPTGGRVEVNGEPVHSATGHVGYMLQKDLLLPWRTVIDNVIVGLQVRNMPRKKAEAIAHELIENYGLKGFEHSYPSELSGGMRQRVAFMRTLAFSPDVILLDEPFSALDSQTRLVLQSDVLRIIRERQCSVVLVTHDVGEAITMADRIVVITSRPGRVKSIHPVHIAPEQRHPLKIRKLPEFTALYETIWSELGIDLAA; from the coding sequence ATGTCTGACGCCCATATCGTGCTCAACGCCGAGAACGTCGGCATGACCTTCGACGTCGCCAATGCGGCGCCGGTGACTGCGATCGCCAATATCGGATTTCAGGTCCATCGTGGCGAGATCGTCGCCATCGTCGGCCCGTCCGGTTGCGGTAAGACCACCCTGTTCAACATCATCGCCGGGCTGCTGGAACCGACCGGCGGCCGGGTCGAGGTCAACGGCGAGCCGGTCCACAGCGCCACCGGCCATGTCGGCTACATGCTGCAGAAGGATCTGCTGCTGCCCTGGCGTACCGTGATCGATAACGTGATCGTCGGGCTTCAGGTCCGCAACATGCCGCGCAAGAAGGCCGAGGCGATCGCCCACGAGCTGATCGAAAATTACGGCCTCAAGGGTTTCGAGCACAGTTATCCGTCGGAGCTGTCTGGCGGCATGCGCCAGCGGGTGGCGTTCATGCGCACGCTCGCCTTCAGCCCGGACGTGATCCTGCTCGACGAGCCGTTCTCGGCGCTCGACAGCCAGACCCGCCTGGTGCTGCAAAGCGACGTGTTGCGCATTATCCGCGAGCGGCAGTGCAGCGTCGTCCTGGTCACCCACGACGTCGGCGAGGCGATCACCATGGCGGACCGCATCGTCGTCATCACCAGCCGCCCGGGCCGGGTGAAATCGATCCATCCAGTGCACATCGCGCCGGAGCAGCGCCATCCGCTGAAGATCCGCAAGCTGCCGGAATTCACTGCGCTGTACGAGACGATCTGGTCCGAACTCGGCATCGATCTCGCGGCATGA